CTCGCCCGCGTCCCCGACGAGCTCCTGGCCGGACCTCTCAGCTCGGGCGACTTCGACGCCCCCGAAGCCGCGCGGCGCCGCTACTGCGACTACCTGGGCGCGCGCCTCCGTGCCCCCCGCGCCTTCGCCGCCGAGGCCATCGCCGCGCGCGACCGCCTGCTGCGCGAGCCGCCCCGCCCGCTCTCCGCCCGCCGATGAGCGCGGAGGGTTGGATCTCGTACAACTTCGCCGTCGTGCGCGTGGTGCCGCGCGTGCACCTGGGCACGTTCGTAAACGTCGGCGTCCTCGTCCACGCGCGCACCGCCGGCTTCCTCGGCATCCGCATCCTCACCGACCCCGCCGACCTCGCGCCCCTGTTTCCGAGCACCGACACCGAGCTCCTCTCGCGCTACCTGCGCTCCCTGCGCGGCATCTGCGAAGGCGCGCCGGAGTACGGCCCCGTCGCCCTGGTACCGCCCTCCGAGCGCTTCCACTGGCTCACCGCCCTCCGTTCCGACATCATCCAGAGCTCCCCCATCCACGGCGGCCTGTGCGACGATCCGGAGCGCGTGCTGGAGGAGCTGTACGCGGAGTTCGTGGGGCCCTCACCCCCGCTCGTTCCTCGCTGCCCCCTCTCCCGATAACGGAGAGGGCTGCGCCCTCGCCGTTATCGAGAGAGGGGGCGTGGGCACCGCGCGATGCCGTAGGGGCAGACCTGCGTGTCTGCCCACCCTTGCCCCTGCCGCGATCCCCGCCATCGCACCCGAACCCCGTAGGGGCAGCCCCGCGTGGCTGCCCGTGCCCTCCGCCGCAAGGAACCCTGCCGCCCCGCACCCCATGTACGTAAGAACCCCCTCCCCCGGGCAGTTTCGGGGGAGGGGGACGCGTCGCGGAGCGACGCTGGGGGTGGGGGCCCTCAGTCCGCCGCCACCATCTCCGCGCCGACCACCGGGTACCCGTCGCCCTCGTAGCGGTACACGGGGCCGAGCGGCTCGCCATCGCGCTGCATGGTGCCCTTGTAGCGCATGTGCTCCTCGTGTACGCCGAAGTTGGTGCGCTGCAGCTCGGCGATGCGCGACAGGTCGTCGGCGGTGAGATCGGGGAGGTCCGAGGCCGCGGCGAACTCCTCGAGCTGCTCCACGTTGTAGATGTTGGGGAGCGTCGTCATCACGACCGGCGAGGCGAGGAGCCACTTGAGCGATGCCTGCCCCAGCGTCATCCCGCGCCCCTCGTGCAGGAAGCGCAGCGACTCCAGCTTCTGCAGGCCGTTGATCAGCCAGCTCCGCGGGCGGTGGCGGCGGTGGTCGTTCTTGGCGAACTCGGTGTCGGCCGTGTACTTCCCCTCCAGCATCCCGCTGGAGTGCGTCACGCGCACCTGGATCCCCGTGCGTCCGCTCTGCTCGGCGGCCTCGGTGAGGATCTGGCCGGGGAATGGCTCCAGGATGTTGTTGATGAGCTGGAGGTTCTGCGCGCGGCGCTCGCGGATCAGGTCCAGCCCCTCGAACAGGTAGCCGTTGGATGGCCCCAGCGCGCCGCCCCACGCGCGGATCTTCCCCTCCTGCCGCAGCGTCTCCAGCGTCTCCCAGATGACATCGTTGGGAACGTGCTCCTCGTGCGCGTTGTGGTAGGAGACGATGTCGATCACGTCCGTACCCAGGCGCTTGAGCGACTCCTCGACGGCGAAGCGCAGGTACTCCGGATCGGCGCTGTGGGGGATCTCCTGCTGGCCGCGGCGGGCGTCGGGGTGGCTGTAGAAGTCGTAGCCCACCTTGGTGGTGATGACCACCCGGTCGCGCCGGTCGCCAAAGGCGCGGCGCAGCAGCTCGTCCGCGCGCCCGTTGCCGTAGGTGTCCGCGG
This portion of the Longimicrobium sp. genome encodes:
- a CDS encoding DUF3037 domain-containing protein, whose translation is MSAEGWISYNFAVVRVVPRVHLGTFVNVGVLVHARTAGFLGIRILTDPADLAPLFPSTDTELLSRYLRSLRGICEGAPEYGPVALVPPSERFHWLTALRSDIIQSSPIHGGLCDDPERVLEELYAEFVGPSPPLVPRCPLSR
- a CDS encoding aldo/keto reductase, translated to MQYRTYPNTDITVSEVGFGLWTLAAGWWGEFTDDEAVAMLHRAHDLGITLFDSADTYGNGRADELLRRAFGDRRDRVVITTKVGYDFYSHPDARRGQQEIPHSADPEYLRFAVEESLKRLGTDVIDIVSYHNAHEEHVPNDVIWETLETLRQEGKIRAWGGALGPSNGYLFEGLDLIRERRAQNLQLINNILEPFPGQILTEAAEQSGRTGIQVRVTHSSGMLEGKYTADTEFAKNDHRRHRPRSWLINGLQKLESLRFLHEGRGMTLGQASLKWLLASPVVMTTLPNIYNVEQLEEFAAASDLPDLTADDLSRIAELQRTNFGVHEEHMRYKGTMQRDGEPLGPVYRYEGDGYPVVGAEMVAAD